A single genomic interval of Lacrimispora sphenoides JCM 1415 harbors:
- a CDS encoding helix-turn-helix domain-containing protein, translated as MSVNYDKLWKLLIDKKMKKTDFMREAGISSNALAHMGKNESVSLDCIERACRLFGCKVDDLLDFVEEEK; from the coding sequence ATGAGTGTAAATTATGACAAATTATGGAAACTCCTCATAGATAAAAAAATGAAAAAAACTGATTTCATGAGAGAAGCAGGAATAAGTTCTAATGCTTTAGCACATATGGGAAAAAATGAGTCGGTTTCACTTGATTGCATTGAAAGAGCATGTAGACTGTTTGGTTGTAAAGTCGATGATTTATTAGATTTTGTTGAAGAAGAAAAGTGA
- the qatD gene encoding Qat anti-phage system TatD family nuclease QatD — protein MLVDTHFHLDLMENMQSLIKQFRGVDVGIIAVGTTPLAYSRELEFVSGINNIRVGLGFHPQLVEQREYEIDLFLQELKKTRYVGEVGLDFNKDNIRSKKQQLYFFRKIAQTCAKQGEKVISIHSVNATNEVINILEEEGTFKNCICILHWFTGTAIQRKRAVENDAYFSINQKMAKTKSGQQTIRNIPADKLLLETDAPFTGMISSVNNLQNELESIIQDISLIRRENMMQQIKCNSENIFD, from the coding sequence TTGCTAGTTGACACACATTTTCATTTGGATTTGATGGAAAATATGCAGTCTTTAATAAAACAATTTCGTGGAGTGGATGTTGGAATAATTGCTGTTGGTACAACACCATTGGCTTATAGTAGAGAATTAGAATTTGTTTCTGGAATTAATAATATTAGGGTTGGACTAGGGTTTCACCCTCAGCTTGTGGAACAAAGAGAGTATGAAATTGATTTGTTTTTACAAGAATTAAAAAAGACAAGATACGTTGGTGAAGTTGGACTTGATTTCAATAAAGACAATATTAGATCGAAAAAACAACAACTTTATTTTTTTCGAAAAATAGCTCAAACATGTGCAAAACAGGGAGAAAAAGTTATATCTATTCACAGTGTTAATGCTACTAATGAAGTAATCAACATTCTTGAAGAAGAAGGTACATTTAAAAACTGTATATGTATATTGCATTGGTTTACTGGAACAGCAATACAGAGAAAAAGAGCAGTTGAGAATGATGCTTATTTTTCCATTAATCAAAAAATGGCGAAAACAAAGTCAGGTCAACAAACAATTCGCAATATTCCTGCTGATAAATTATTATTAGAGACAGATGCTCCATTTACGGGAATGATTAGTTCGGTAAATAATTTACAAAACGAACTTGAAAGTATTATTCAAGATATTTCACTGATTCGTCGTGAAAATATGATGCAACAGATAAAATGTAATTCTGAAAATATTTTTGATTAA
- the qatC gene encoding Qat anti-phage system QueC-like protein QatC encodes MYRYHLIASFNKELKLPKYKIISEKSKVQAQLPMLTTAGNFRYGLQTTINELKRQNIYPSETGYDAIIFGLMVYIADMKISRIKQSQDSWTREIILSIPVYDNRWEKHKEILERMLRFLTGDIWTIEFSKRGSEFVQKEKRSIRTEKYETASLFSGGMDSLIASINYMEQKQPTLLVSHAGESRVRSWQTNLLKILDHEYPDVCHENAYLWTSLRDIELPEADQDKNQRSRSFLFIAIAMFAMSGTKNCTRLFMPENGLIALNVPLDSTRVGSHSTKTTHPFYLKLWNEISQDMFGISITNPYWNKTKGEMAAECLNKDILKVAMGESFSCSSVNNASIRGGHSQHCGHCLPCIIRRAAMYHAFGAYDPSEYLYSEIKNIENNRELVGEQLRSFQYAIRKVTQTPNAKKILIHKSGPLKNDEKYLTELSDMYYRGLMEVEQWIQDNGGKNNC; translated from the coding sequence ATGTACAGATATCATTTGATAGCTTCGTTTAACAAAGAGCTAAAACTGCCAAAATATAAAATAATTTCGGAAAAAAGTAAAGTTCAAGCACAACTGCCAATGTTGACAACTGCTGGGAATTTTCGATATGGTCTTCAAACAACCATTAATGAACTTAAGAGGCAGAATATATATCCTTCAGAAACTGGATATGATGCAATTATCTTTGGATTAATGGTATATATTGCAGATATGAAAATATCTAGGATTAAACAATCACAGGATTCGTGGACAAGGGAAATTATCTTGTCTATACCAGTTTATGATAATCGTTGGGAAAAACATAAAGAAATTTTAGAACGAATGCTTAGATTTTTAACAGGAGATATATGGACAATAGAATTCAGTAAAAGAGGATCAGAGTTTGTTCAAAAAGAGAAACGGAGTATACGTACAGAAAAATATGAAACAGCATCATTATTTTCCGGAGGTATGGATAGCCTCATAGCTTCTATAAATTATATGGAGCAAAAGCAACCAACACTTCTGGTAAGTCATGCTGGAGAATCAAGGGTAAGAAGTTGGCAAACGAATTTGTTAAAAATTTTGGATCACGAGTATCCAGATGTGTGCCATGAAAATGCATATTTATGGACTAGTCTTAGAGATATTGAATTACCAGAAGCGGATCAAGATAAAAATCAGCGAAGTAGATCTTTTCTATTTATTGCAATAGCAATGTTTGCAATGAGTGGAACAAAAAATTGTACAAGATTGTTTATGCCAGAGAACGGATTAATAGCATTAAATGTACCACTAGACTCCACTCGTGTTGGTTCACATAGTACAAAGACGACACATCCTTTTTATCTTAAGTTATGGAATGAAATTAGTCAGGATATGTTTGGTATTTCTATCACAAATCCATACTGGAATAAAACAAAGGGTGAGATGGCAGCGGAATGTTTAAATAAAGACATACTCAAGGTTGCAATGGGTGAATCGTTTTCCTGTTCGTCAGTTAATAATGCTAGTATTAGGGGGGGACATTCTCAGCATTGTGGGCACTGCTTACCGTGCATTATTAGAAGGGCTGCAATGTATCATGCGTTTGGAGCTTATGATCCATCGGAGTACTTATATTCTGAAATTAAAAATATTGAGAACAATCGAGAATTAGTGGGTGAACAGTTGCGTTCTTTTCAATACGCAATTCGGAAAGTAACACAAACACCAAATGCTAAAAAAATATTAATTCATAAGTCAGGTCCACTAAAAAATGATGAGAAATATCTTACAGAGCTATCGGATATGTATTACCGAGGCCTTATGGAAGTAGAACAATGGATTCAGGATAATGGAGGAAAGAATAATTGCTAG
- the qatB gene encoding Qat anti-phage system associated protein QatB: MGTSTRNKGQSGHTPLVPSWLEEDDIEGQTQSDEQIPQDGDENRFSGPRKSFTQYVNGGGRDGSSMRSSVSRYISHSLGGSYRATTRLGSARSSTAKLYNILYTLSGSNGVRKVGQQLSLNNLTNLPASEFFVEIALFICPDGGPNDEGIARAAYYDAIAENPELYGKLTEELTAEDCFSVLQNYMEKVVLEHVINDIANKTIVLPDDIDQVSNIEKKLEQLIKQGISDACAEVTQNKIEMTGDKAQEITDSIYQRTYEILESQED, from the coding sequence ATGGGAACATCTACAAGGAACAAAGGCCAATCTGGACACACGCCGTTAGTACCTTCTTGGTTAGAGGAGGATGATATAGAAGGACAGACACAATCAGATGAACAAATACCTCAAGATGGAGACGAAAATCGATTTTCAGGACCTAGAAAATCATTTACACAATATGTAAATGGTGGAGGTCGTGATGGTAGCTCAATGAGGAGCTCAGTATCGAGGTATATTAGTCATTCGTTAGGCGGGAGCTATAGAGCAACTACTCGTCTAGGATCTGCAAGAAGTAGCACTGCAAAACTGTATAATATATTATATACGTTGTCAGGAAGTAATGGTGTAAGAAAAGTTGGACAACAACTTTCACTGAATAATTTGACCAATCTTCCTGCATCAGAATTTTTCGTAGAAATAGCATTATTTATTTGTCCAGATGGAGGACCAAATGATGAGGGGATTGCAAGAGCTGCATATTATGATGCAATAGCAGAAAACCCGGAATTATATGGAAAACTAACAGAAGAATTGACTGCTGAAGATTGTTTTTCGGTTTTGCAAAATTATATGGAAAAGGTAGTCTTAGAACACGTTATAAATGATATTGCTAATAAAACAATAGTTCTTCCAGATGACATTGATCAGGTTTCAAATATTGAAAAAAAGTTAGAGCAGTTGATTAAACAGGGTATATCAGATGCTTGTGCAGAGGTTACACAAAACAAAATAGAAATGACAGGTGATAAAGCGCAGGAAATTACAGATTCGATTTATCAGAGGACATATGAAATATTAGAAAGTCAGGAGGATTAA
- the qatA gene encoding Qat anti-phage system ATPase QatA, giving the protein MILSDNETRIDRLNNMAIAKTIVAIIKDSNKSISIGVHGDWGAGKSSVLAMVEDQTTLICQDNASMYAIVRFNSWQYQGFEDAKIALMSAIVSQLEEMAELYYKEHKVEDNKEDIKEIGKRLWKNLDKLSLAKGVGKIGVSLVTGTAPLVIAESIIGVIKENVTDPDKAGTLIEKIGSLVKNPSEEPSGYKEIDEFRQNFKELFKAAHVNKLVVLIDDLDRCLPKVAIETLEAVRMFLTLENAAFIIAADDAMIRYSVKEYFPGILEQNNLSLDADLRSDYNLFADKYLEKLIQIPLHIPRIGLKEAQLYIMLLLIESKLGESDKLERIGDVVIEKLHKPWALEQLSTEEIKEALVDKYDEAIENIKIAKSIDKILSKHTNGNPRNIKRFINMLLLRNEIAQNRGFDANDLQMAVLAKMMLAEQYNSEFYKALAGELDENGHCKAFETFVEQEEQEDHLDNETTKKVVNTKLTSTIVSKMNSQNAKEVEQEVKKEMKEDNKRTIVKQETFKYFLGQRDVINWIQIPPSLVKVDLRPYFFACTEKVDFFFSNSTEQLQELVSIVRSGKLNTARKKEDILALNSTDAKKLFKIVSQDVFTQNLSDTKPPRSIEGIRLLVEYRSELQNDLVEFLLTLQPDKLGIWATGEWDSCIPKKSEAREKLKKFLNGIAENSSDPITRRAAKYV; this is encoded by the coding sequence ATGATTTTATCAGATAATGAAACAAGAATAGATCGTTTGAATAACATGGCAATTGCTAAGACAATTGTAGCTATTATTAAAGACAGTAATAAATCAATTTCGATTGGGGTACATGGAGACTGGGGAGCAGGTAAATCAAGCGTATTGGCTATGGTTGAAGATCAAACGACATTAATTTGTCAAGATAATGCATCAATGTATGCAATTGTTCGATTTAATAGTTGGCAATATCAAGGATTTGAGGACGCAAAAATTGCGTTAATGAGTGCTATCGTGTCACAGCTAGAAGAGATGGCTGAATTATATTATAAGGAACATAAAGTTGAAGATAATAAAGAAGATATAAAAGAAATTGGAAAAAGATTGTGGAAGAATCTTGATAAGCTAAGTCTTGCCAAGGGGGTTGGCAAAATTGGTGTTTCTTTAGTGACCGGAACAGCACCATTAGTTATAGCGGAGAGTATTATTGGCGTAATAAAAGAAAATGTAACAGATCCAGATAAGGCAGGAACATTAATAGAAAAAATAGGAAGTTTAGTTAAAAATCCATCAGAAGAACCATCAGGATATAAAGAGATAGACGAGTTTCGTCAGAATTTTAAAGAATTGTTTAAAGCCGCTCATGTTAACAAACTTGTTGTACTAATTGATGATTTAGATCGTTGTTTACCTAAGGTTGCAATAGAAACGCTTGAGGCTGTGCGTATGTTTCTGACTTTGGAAAATGCAGCTTTTATCATTGCAGCTGATGATGCGATGATTCGCTATTCTGTAAAGGAGTATTTTCCAGGAATATTAGAACAAAATAATTTAAGCTTAGATGCTGATTTGAGATCAGATTATAATCTGTTCGCAGATAAATATTTGGAAAAGCTTATTCAGATTCCATTACATATACCGAGAATTGGACTAAAAGAAGCGCAATTGTATATCATGCTTTTACTAATAGAATCTAAATTAGGTGAATCAGATAAATTAGAAAGAATTGGAGATGTTGTCATTGAAAAACTTCACAAGCCATGGGCACTGGAACAACTATCTACAGAAGAGATTAAAGAAGCTTTAGTGGATAAGTATGATGAGGCAATTGAGAATATCAAAATTGCAAAAAGCATTGATAAAATATTATCTAAACACACAAATGGAAACCCGAGGAATATTAAACGCTTTATTAATATGCTTCTATTAAGAAATGAGATTGCTCAGAATCGCGGATTTGATGCAAATGATTTGCAAATGGCGGTATTGGCTAAAATGATGTTAGCAGAGCAGTACAATAGTGAATTTTATAAAGCCCTGGCAGGAGAATTAGATGAGAACGGACATTGTAAAGCATTTGAAACCTTTGTGGAGCAGGAGGAACAGGAAGATCATCTAGATAATGAAACTACGAAGAAAGTTGTTAATACAAAGCTTACAAGTACTATAGTATCTAAGATGAATTCACAAAATGCAAAAGAAGTTGAGCAAGAAGTAAAAAAAGAAATGAAAGAGGATAATAAGCGTACTATAGTAAAACAAGAAACATTTAAATATTTTCTTGGGCAAAGAGACGTTATTAATTGGATACAAATTCCGCCATCCTTAGTTAAAGTCGATTTAAGACCCTATTTTTTTGCTTGTACAGAAAAAGTTGATTTCTTCTTTAGCAATTCCACAGAGCAGTTACAGGAATTAGTTTCTATAGTTCGATCGGGTAAGTTGAACACTGCAAGAAAAAAGGAAGATATTTTAGCTTTAAATAGTACAGATGCCAAGAAATTATTTAAAATAGTGTCACAGGATGTATTCACTCAAAATTTATCGGATACTAAACCGCCTAGAAGTATAGAAGGAATTAGACTTTTGGTTGAGTATCGATCAGAACTTCAAAATGATTTGGTTGAATTCCTTTTGACATTACAACCTGATAAATTAGGCATATGGGCTACGGGTGAATGGGATTCATGTATTCCTAAAAAATCAGAAGCACGCGAAAAATTAAAAAAGTTTTTAAATGGCATCGCAGAGAATAGTAGCGATCCAATTACTAGAAGAGCTGCAAAATATGTATAG
- a CDS encoding DNA cytosine methyltransferase → MKDKHTIRTLSLFSGAGGLDIGFHKAGYDIVGCVEIEKQYCDTLIANRNMKRYFNPNAKIYCQDIRQFDANEFVNMGIECVIGGPPCQPFSAAGRRAGGVPGMQDERGMLFESYCNVLRILKPKVFVFENVYGLKGANNGEAWNEIVASFSEIGYIIEAEILDAADYGVPQHRERLILVGRLDGDYSFPEPTNGPDSSSGKQLVSIFDAIKDLKDEASGSEDLGGMYGHLLPLIPEGLNYSFFTKEMGYPEPYFAWRSKFHDFLYKADRNKPSRTLKAQPGKFTGPFHWDNRHFSIHELKRIQSFPDDYELTGTNTQVIAQIGNSVPPKLAEVIAVSVREQLLRPTDNLTYKTRDVGFKSTFRKRQRETSNYYKQVAENEIIKRFGSINADKIIGAYFGFDNSYYIGYISKFSKETLKKKPSIKQTEKYQSVYKIQSKCQNENIDIDMTMCNGKNLLKGTICIRGLRKYLLKVDTLQLTFKIGDICNIFDVWDVIQKELVDMSQFYSLIDIYGHYANRGDTVKVSTLFQEIPDNETLIKEINFFGDSDNCGLYISRADVSEKMGLSIEDIDKFVEKMRNLRFDVRTAKTHPTIRTDEIICTYPFPMLSERVLFNKKSVREA, encoded by the coding sequence ATGAAAGACAAGCATACAATTCGTACATTGAGTTTGTTCTCAGGTGCGGGTGGCTTAGATATAGGTTTTCATAAGGCGGGATATGATATTGTTGGTTGCGTAGAGATAGAAAAACAGTATTGTGATACTTTGATTGCAAATCGAAATATGAAGAGATATTTTAATCCAAATGCAAAAATATATTGTCAGGATATAAGACAATTTGATGCAAACGAATTTGTTAATATGGGAATTGAATGTGTTATTGGAGGACCACCATGTCAACCTTTTTCAGCAGCTGGGAGAAGAGCAGGTGGCGTTCCGGGAATGCAAGATGAAAGAGGAATGTTATTTGAAAGTTATTGTAATGTATTAAGGATTCTTAAGCCAAAAGTATTTGTGTTTGAAAATGTTTATGGATTAAAGGGTGCAAATAATGGAGAAGCATGGAATGAGATAGTAGCTTCTTTTTCTGAAATAGGGTATATAATAGAAGCAGAAATTTTAGATGCAGCCGATTACGGAGTTCCGCAACACAGAGAGAGATTGATTCTTGTAGGAAGACTTGACGGAGATTATTCGTTTCCAGAGCCAACTAATGGACCAGATTCTTCATCAGGTAAACAATTAGTTTCAATTTTCGATGCAATAAAGGATCTAAAAGACGAAGCAAGTGGGAGTGAGGATTTAGGTGGCATGTACGGTCATCTTTTACCACTTATACCAGAAGGATTAAATTATTCCTTTTTTACAAAGGAAATGGGGTATCCAGAACCATATTTTGCTTGGAGATCCAAATTTCATGATTTTTTGTATAAGGCAGATAGGAATAAACCTAGTAGAACATTAAAAGCACAGCCAGGCAAATTTACAGGACCATTTCATTGGGATAATAGGCATTTTTCAATACATGAATTAAAAAGGATTCAAAGTTTTCCTGATGATTATGAATTAACAGGAACAAATACACAAGTCATAGCACAGATTGGTAATTCAGTCCCACCAAAGCTTGCTGAGGTAATTGCAGTATCAGTTCGGGAACAATTACTGCGTCCTACTGATAATCTAACATATAAGACTCGAGATGTTGGATTTAAATCAACATTCAGAAAACGTCAAAGAGAAACAAGTAATTATTATAAACAAGTTGCAGAAAACGAAATAATTAAAAGATTTGGTTCAATAAATGCTGATAAAATAATTGGTGCGTACTTTGGTTTCGATAATAGTTATTATATTGGATATATATCAAAATTTTCGAAGGAGACACTAAAAAAGAAACCAAGTATAAAGCAGACGGAAAAATATCAATCTGTATATAAAATCCAATCAAAATGCCAAAACGAGAATATTGATATTGATATGACAATGTGTAATGGTAAAAATTTACTAAAGGGAACAATATGTATTAGAGGTCTTCGTAAATACTTGTTAAAAGTTGATACTCTTCAATTGACATTTAAAATAGGAGATATATGTAATATATTTGATGTGTGGGATGTAATTCAAAAAGAGTTAGTAGACATGAGTCAGTTCTATTCATTAATTGATATTTATGGTCATTATGCAAATCGTGGAGATACAGTTAAAGTTTCTACATTATTCCAAGAGATACCAGATAATGAAACATTAATAAAAGAAATTAATTTTTTCGGCGACTCGGATAACTGTGGTTTATATATATCAAGAGCAGATGTATCGGAAAAAATGGGATTATCAATCGAAGATATAGACAAATTTGTTGAGAAAATGAGAAATCTACGTTTTGATGTACGAACCGCAAAAACACATCCTACAATACGAACAGATGAAATTATTTGTACTTATCCATTTCCAATGTTATCAGAAAGAGTTTTATTTAATAAAAAAAGTGTGAGGGAGGCATAA